A single genomic interval of Hevea brasiliensis isolate MT/VB/25A 57/8 chromosome 4, ASM3005281v1, whole genome shotgun sequence harbors:
- the LOC110641351 gene encoding uncharacterized protein LOC110641351 isoform X2: MEEMDIEQVVDIPDTPDRLTALHVNNAQSGKESNSSVVGPSRTFDFMDKECFNQPRAKSRLIGEDGYDRRLRLNPQRIAVMTNEFGPRNKSVAFSSLENYYPSQNAPLFRRVAMANSSKPGTRLSIGMQHMDKGKTECTEIPLRSTVCIEKDATFDMAFPCRASKTLLAEETRDVQVSSNVGSTLQFAPMTSSNAFKGKEKIVVNAFNGSGSTINHGKGIDLTGGSQPKIEKQISASHLSATSPRVMGQKALVRNGCISPHYISTRAPKLADSHQVGSTDVGKDHSSTMVSDGPSEVDIREIFNEENNYHRTKGKGLIIHPSSSIKHNEKIVHASTSFGTNNKAANETSNASRDALLGDWRNTHNRAKKIHQTEGEDVCFIDELEENKVIRRNNGNGNVTKNTHDSGDQGEGQTASRLASVLNQITQPHHIGNIHSKRQKKHGLTSRNHNECSIMVTDDPEILFLGSSEEPSSSRSSRTLNRQQKGIFEPTYEIDELVPEMRNNSSPGLGSINDESDARARQVEADEMLARELQEQLYHEAPIIGGSEIDENIAWVLQQEEDTFRTASNQNQPRLRLRSSSSTMHANRQPQPLSFQTPSNRRGAQAQVPATRISQLRNRLLNLSPSRARNHSRTALSRARSFQFPLDMDLDMRLDVLEAFEDAVGEFSDMSVTANRMLQVQRDFNEGVIM; the protein is encoded by the exons ATGGAGGAGATGGACATTGAACAGGTTGTGGATATACCTGATACTCCTGATAGGTTAACTGCACTACATGTCAATAATGCACAATCAGGAAAAGAAAGTAATTCATCTGTAGTCGGTCCTTCAAGAACTTTTGATTTTATGGATAAAGAATGTTTCAACCAGCCAAGGGCGAAGAGCAGGCTGATAGGTGAAGATGGGTATGATAGAAGACTTCGCTTAAATCCTCAAAGAATTGCTGTCATGACGAATGAATTTGGGCCTCGCAATAAATCTGTTGCTTTTTCTTCATTAGAAAATTACTATCCTTCCCAAAATGCTCCTCTATTTAGAAGAGTAGCAATGGCCAATAGCTCCAAGCCTGGAACTCGACTTTCTATTGGAATGCAACATATGGACAAAGGGAAAACTGAATGCACTGAAATTCCTTTGAGATCAACTGTATGTATAGAAAAGGATGCTACATTTGACATGGCTTTTCCATGCAGGGCATCAAAAACTCTGCTGGCTGAAGAGACAAGAGATGTTCAAGTATCATCTAATGTTGGCTCCACCCTACAATTTGCCCCTATGACATCCAGCAATGCCTTTAAGGGGAAGGAAAAAATAGTTGTGAATGCATTTAATGGTTCTGGTTCAACTATAAATCATGGAAAAGGGATTGATCTCACTGgtggttctcaacctaaaattgaAAAACAAATTTCTGCTTCTCATCTATCTGCTACCTCACCAAGAGTAATGGGGCAAAAAGCACTGGTGCGAAATGGCTGTATTTCTCCGCATTATATATCCACTAGGGCACCAAAATTGGCTGATAGTCACCAAGTTGGTTCCACTGATGTTGGAAAAGATCACTCTAGTACCATGGTTTCTGATGGTCCATCTGAGGTAGATATCAGGGAAATATTCAATGAAGAGAACAATTATCATAGAACTAAAGGAAAAGGGCTGATAATTCATCCATCTTCGTCAATAAAGCATAACGAGAAAATTGTTCATGCATCCACTAG TTTTGGGACTAATAATAAAGCAGCTAATGAAACCAGCAATGCCAGCAGAGATGCACTATTAGGTGATTGGAGAAATACGCACAACCGTGCAAAGAAAATACATCAAACAGAAGGTGAAGATGTATGCTTTATTGATGAGCTGGAAGAAAACAAAGTGATAAGAAGAAATAATGGGAATGGAAATGTTACCAAGAATACACATGATTCTGGAGATCAGGGTGAAGGCCAAACAGCTTCCAGGCTTGCATCTGTTCTCAATCAAATAACTCAACCCCATCATATTGGGAATATACATAGTAAAAGGCAGAAGAAACATGGATTGACTTCAAGAAATCACAATGAATGCTCTATAATGGTTACTGATGACCCAGAAATCTTGTTCCTTGGTTCATCTGAGGAGCCATCTAGCTCAAGATCATCCAGAACATTGAATAGACAACAAAAGGGTATTTTTGAACCAACCTATGAAATTGATGAGTTGGTACCTGAAATGAGAAACAACTCCTCTCCAGGATTAGGTTCCATTAATGATGAATCAGATGCCAGGGCAAGACAAGTAGAAGCAGATGAAATGTTGGCTCGTGAACTCCAGGAACAATTGTATCATGAGGCGCCAATAATTGGAGGCAGTGAG ATTGATGAAAATATAGCGTGGGTACTGCAGCAGGAGGAGGATACATTCCGCACTGCTTCTAATCAAAATCAACCTAGGCTACGTCTT AGGAGCTCATCATCTACAATGCACGCAAATAGACAACCCCAGCCACTGTCCTTTCAGACTCCTTCAAATAGAAGAGGAGCCCAGGCTCAAGTTCCTGCTACTAGAATATCACAATTGAGGAATCGCTTGTTGAACCTATCTCCTTCCAGAGCCAGGAACCACTCTCGTACAGCATTATCTAGGGCCAGGAGTTTCCAGTTTCCTTTGGACATGGACTTAGACATG
- the LOC110641350 gene encoding chalcone synthase 1, with the protein MVTVEEVRKAQRAAGPATVLAIGTATPPNCVDQSTYPDYYFRITNSEHKTELKEKFQRMCDKSMIKKRYMHLTEDILKENPNICAYMAPSLDARQDIVVVEIPKLGKEAAVRAIKEWGQPKSKITHLVFCTTSGVDMPGADYQLTKLLGLRPSVKRLMMYQQGCFAGGTVLRLAKDLAENNKGARVLVVCSEITAVTFRGPSDTHLDSLVGQSLFGDGAAAIIVGSDPVPQVEKPLFELVTAAQTILPNSDGAIDGHLREVGLTFHLLRDVPGIISRNIEKSLVEAFQPLGISDWNSLFWIAHPGGPAILDQVEAKLGLKPEKLRATRHVLSEYGNMSSACVLFILDEMRKKSAEDGLKSTGEGLEWGVLFGFGPGLTVETVVLHSVAT; encoded by the exons ATGGTGACCGTAGAGGAAGTACGCAAGGCTCAACGGGCCGCAGGTCCCGCCACTGTCTTGGCCATCGGAACAGCAACTCCGCCCAATTGTGTTGATCAAAGCACGTACCCTGATTACTACTTTCGCATCACTAATAGTGAGCACAAGACGGAGCTTAAAGAGAAGTTTCAACGCATGT GTGACAAATCCATGATCAAGAAGCGTTACATGCACTTGACAGAGGATATATTGAAAGAAAACCCTAATATCTGTGCATATATGGCTCCTTCCTTGGATGCCAGACAAGATATAGTGGTGGTCGAGATACCAAAGCTAGGCAAAGAAGCTGCCGTCAGAGCTATCAAAGAATGGGGCCAGCCCAAATCCAAAATCACTCACTTGGTCTTTTGCACGACTAGTGGTGTGGACATGCCTGGTGCTGATTATCAGCTAACGAAGCTTTTGGGTCTCCGCCCATCCGTGAAGCGGCTCATGATGTACCAACAAGGTTGTTTCGCCGGCGGAACGGTTCTCCGCCTCGCTAAAGACCTCGCCGAGAATAACAAAGGTGCTCGTGTTCTTGTTGTTTGCTCCGAAATAACAGCGGTGACATTCCGTGGTCCAAGCGACACACACCTTGATAGTCTTGTAGGCCAATCTTTGTTCGGTGATGGTGCAGCAGCTATCATAGTGGGCTCAGACCCAGTGCCCCAGGTCGAGAAGCCATTGTTTGAACTTGTCACTGCAGCACAAACCATCCTTCCTAACAGCGACGGGGCTATAGACGGACATCTCCGGGAAGTTGGGCTTACATTTCACCTGCTTAGGGATGTTCCTGGGATTATCTCAAGGAACATAGAGAAAAGTCTTGTTGAAGCATTCCAGCCACTGGGCATCTCAGATTGGAACTCTCTGTTTTGGATTGCCCACCCTGGTGGCCCTGCAATTCTTGACCAAGTAGAGGCGAAGCTCGGGCTGAAGCCTGAAAAGCTGCGGGCCACAAGGCACGTTCTTTCTGAGTACGGTAACATGTCCAGCGCATGTGTGCTATTTATTTTGGATGAGATGAGAAAGAAGTCTGCTGAGGATGGGCTTAAATCTACCGGAGAAGGGCTTGAGTGGGGTGTGCTGTTTGGTTTTGGGCCTGGGCTCACTGTTGAAACTGTGGTGCTCCACAGTGTGGCTACTTAA
- the LOC110641339 gene encoding uncharacterized protein LOC110641339, which yields MAGIDISKYVHSSVHKAIATRDYATLRKILAGLPRLCDPAEIRTEAVSLVEEEKADTISAVIDRRDVPNRDTPLHLAVKLGDENATGMLMVAGADWSLQNDQGWSALQEAICNREEGIAMIIVRHCQPLAWAKWCRRLPRLVGTMRRIRDFYMEITFHFESSVIPFISRIAPSDTYKIWKRGANLRADMTLAGFDGFRIQRSDQSILFLGDGSEDEKVPPGSLCMISHKEKEVMNALDGAGSPATEEEVRQEVAAMSQTNIFRPGIDVTQAVLLPQLTWRRQEKTELVGPWKAKVYDMHNVVVSIKSRRVPGAMTDDEFFSSCNENETESEELNDILTEEERRQLEVALKLDSSELTNENGDGIIAHRHSCYEHREIPIEDGNSCRNGETKQEKKGWFGGWRKRDSKVEGQKKIVPPRNSLCVEEKVSDLLGDSPSGSQTKPGRHSVEIVVREEHRKGRDTKTSASLSTESSNRRKEGSRENEYKKGLRPTLWLSPNFPLQTEELLPLLDILANKVKAIRRLRELLTTKLPLGTFPVKVAIPVVPTIRVLVTFTKFEELQPLDEFATPPSSPTATGRESPAAIQSSSSSWFQWMKAPYHRPGSSAGGSSSRIGNIQDPFVIPPDYTWISAEAKRKKMQEKNKSKKAKSQNH from the exons ATGGCGGGGATTGATATTTCAAAATATGTCCATAGTTCTGTGCACAAGGCCATTGCAACGAGAGATTATGCCACCCTCAGGAAGATACTTGCTGGCCTTCCACGACTTTGTGACCCTGCTGAGATTCGGACAGAGGCAGTTTCATTGGTTGAGGAAGAGAAGGCTGATACTATCTCTGCAGTCATTGATAGGCGTGATGTTCCAAACCGTGATACTCCCCTTCACTTGGCTGTCAAACTGGGTGATGAGAATGCAACCGGGATGCTTATGGTTGCTGGTGCTGATTGGAGCTTGCAGAACGATCAGGGTTGGAGTGCACTTCAAGAAGCCATTTGCAATAGAGAAGAGGGGATAGCAATGATCATAGTAAGGCATTGCCAGCCATTGGCTTGGGCAAAATGGTGTAGAAGGTTGCCCCGTTTGGTGGGGACCATGCGAAGGATTAGAGACTTCTATATGGAAATTACATTCCATTTTGAGAGTTCTGTCATACCTTTCATTTCCAGGATTGCACCTTCAGATACGTACAAAATTTGGAAGAGAGGTGCAAATTTGAGGGCAGACATGACTTTGGCTGGTTTTGATGGTTTTCGGATTCAGCGTTCAGATCAGAGTATCCTGTTCCTTGGCGATGGGTCTGAGGATGAGAAAGTCCCTCCTGGATCACTTTGCATGATCTCACATAAGGAGAAGGAGGTGATGAATGCTTTGGATGGTGCTGGTTCTCCAGCAACTGAAGAGGAGGTTCGGCAAGAGGTGGCTGCAATGTCTCAGACTAACATATTCAGGCCAGGAATTGATGTCACCCAGGCAGTTCTTTTGCCACAGTTGACTTGGAGACGGCAGGAAAAAACAGAACTGGTGGGCCCATGGAAAGCAAAGGTCTATGATATGCACAATGTGGTTGTTAGCATCAAATCTAGAAGGGTTCCAGGGGCTATGACAGATGATGAGTTCTTCTCATCCTGCAATGAGAATGAAACAGAGAGTGAGGAGCTCAATGACATTTTGACCGAAGAAGAAAGAAGGCAACTAGAAGTTGCTCTTAAATTGGATTCATCGGAATTGACTAATGAGAATGGTGATGGGATTATTGCTCATCGTCATAGCTGTTATGAGCATAGGGAGATTCCTATTGAAGATGGGAATAGTTGTAGAAATGGAGAGACTAAGCAGGAAAAGAAAGGGTGGTTTGGCGGATGGAGGAAACGGGATTCTAAAGTTGAAGGGCAGAAGAAAATTGTTCCACCAAGAAATTCCCTTTGTGTTGAAGAGAAGGTGAGTGACTTACTAGGGGACTCTCCATCTGGAAGTCAGACTAAACCAGGAAGGCATTCTGTTGAGATTGTTGTGAGGGAGGAGCACCGGAAAGGAAGAGATACTAAGACATCTGCTTCTTTGAGTACCGAGAGCAGTAATCGGCGCAAGGAAGGAAGTCGTGAGAATGAATATAAAAAGGGATTGAGGCCTACTCTCTGGCTTTCACCAAACTTCCCATTACAAACTGAGGAACTTCTTCCATTGCTTGACATCCTTGCAAATAAGGTTAAGGCAATTCGTCGTTTAAGAGAGCTGCTTACAACCAAACTTCCATTGGGAACCTTTCCTGTGAAG GTTGCTATCCCAGTGGTACCCACCATCAGAGTACTGGTTACATTTACCAAGTTCGAAGAATTACAGCCACTGGATGAATTTGCAACTCCACCTTCAAGTCCTACAGCTACCGGACGAGAAAGTCCTGCAGCAATACAGTCCTCAAGTTCATCCTGGTTTCAGTGGATGAAAGCTCCTTACCACCGCCCCGGCTCATCAGCTGGTGGTTCTAGCAGTAGGATAGGGAACATTCAGGACCCATTTGTTATTCCTCCTGATTATACA